Proteins encoded together in one Phalacrocorax carbo chromosome 18, bPhaCar2.1, whole genome shotgun sequence window:
- the FUT7 gene encoding alpha-(1,3)-fucosyltransferase 7 has product MLRALLPPRLLWGMKAVVTTGLFVTTLWNLRCFLNPPELSGEAPKHTEPLVVLVWEWPSKQVPNISGDVCHELYSIAGCWLTMDRRLLGQADVVVFPHSRLQPGRDRLPKERPPGQNWVWVSLESPSNTKALAAWNQTFNWVMTYRRDSDIFIPYGKLVPNQSATVNIPTKTNLVSWVISNYHRTQKRAEIYKNLSRYLHVNIYGKANKKPLCKDCLLPTTSKSKFYLAFENSIHRDYITEKLWRNSLMAGTVPVVLGPPRANYEQFVPADSFIHVDDFGSLKELATFLKTMNSSRYRQFFAWQKRYSVKLYTDWRERICTICTAYPSLPHGRVYPNLESWFDI; this is encoded by the coding sequence atGCTCCGGGCATTACTGCCGCCACGGCTGCTGTGGGGCATGAAGGCTGTGGTCACCACTGGGTTGTTTGTAACCACCCTCTGGAACCTGAGGTGCTTCCTCAATCCTCCTGAGCTCTCCGGAGAAGCCCCGAAGCACACTGAGCCACTAGTGGTCCTGGTGTGGGAATGGCCCTCAAAGCAGGTCCCCAACATCAGTGGGGACGTTTGCCATGAGCTGTACAGCATTGCAGGCTGCTGGCTCACCATGGATCGGCGGCTCCTGGGCCAGGCAGATGTGGTGGTGTTCCCCCACTCCAggctccagcctggcagggaccGGCTCCCCAAGGAGAGGCCACCAGGGCAGAACTGGGTGTGGGTCTCCCTGGAGTCCCCCTCCAACACTAAAGCTCTAGCAGCATGGAACCAGACCTTCAACTGGGTGATGACTTACAGACGGGACTCAGACATCTTCATCCCTTACGGCAAGCTTGTGCCCAACCAGTCGGCCACCGTGAACATCCCCACAAAGACCAACTTGGTCTCCTGGGTTATCAGCAACTACCACAGGactcagaaaagagctgaaatCTACAAAAACCTCTCCAGGTACCTCCATGTGAACATATatgggaaagcaaacaaaaagccactTTGCAAGGACTGCCTCTTGCCAACAACATCCAAGTCCAAGTTCTACCTGGCCTTTGAGAACTCCATCCACCGGGACTATATCACTGAGAAGCTCTGGAGGAACTCGCTGATGGCCGGCACCGTGCCTGTGGTTCTGGGGCCTCCCCGGGCCAACTATGAGCAGTTTGTTCCTGCAGACTCCTTCATTCATGTCGATGACTTTGGTTCCCTGAAAGAGCTGGCCACATTCCTGAAGACAATGAACTCCAGCCGCTACCGGCAGTTCTTCGCCTGGCAGAAGAGGTACAGTGTGAAGCTCTACACCGACTGGAGGGAGCGCATCTGCACCATATGCACTGCCTACCCCAGCCTGCCCCACGGCCGTGTCTATCCCAACCTGGAGAGCTGGTTCGACATCTAG
- the LOC104039584 gene encoding POU domain, class 5, transcription factor 3 has protein sequence MFSPDGGLPAAPFGLLPDAGPPFPRGGFDGAAAQPLFFPFAAEPEAARDPPPARAWLPPPAGPPAKAEARPGRPCRQPSPEPRAAACCGPAWPAPPWAGPAPPGAANAALPGPPFPGPAASFPGPPLCPAALQPGAGGPSGLGSSGSSSGAASEGGHSSDSGDEDAPTSEELEQFAKDLKHKRIMLGFTQADVGLALGTLYGKMFSQTTICRFEALQLSFKNMCKLKPLLQRWLNEAENTDNMQEMCNAEQVLAQARKRKRRTSIETNVKGTLESFFRKCVKPSPQEISQIAEDLNLDKDVVRVWFCNRRQKGKRLLLPFGNEAEGVMYDMNQSLVPTSLPIPVTSQGYSLAPSPPVYMPPFHKAEMFPQALQPGLSMSNSSH, from the exons ATGTTCAGCCCGGACGGGGGGCTGCCGGCCGCCCCCTTCGGCCTCCTCCCCGACGCCGGCCCGCCCTTCCCCCGCGGCGGCTTCGACGGGGCGGCCGCCCAGCCGCTCTTCTTCCCCTTCGCCGCCGAGCCCGAGGCTGCCCGCGACCCGCCGCCGGCCCGCGCCTGGCTgcccccgcccgccgggccgcccGCCAAGGCGGAGGCGCGCCCGGGCCGGCCCTGCCGCCAGCCCTCGCCCGAGCCCCGCGCCGCGGCCTGCTGCGGGCCGGCCTGGCCCGCCCCGCCCTGGGCCGGGCCTGCGCCCCCCGGCGCCGCCAAcgccgccctgcccggcccgcccttccccggccccgccgcctctTTCCCCGGccccccgctctgccccgccgCGCTGCAGCCGGGCGCCGGTGGCCCGtcggggctgggcagcagcggcagctccAGCGGCGCCGCCAGCGAGGGCGGACACTCCAGCGACAGCGGCGACGAG GATGCGCCGACCTCAGAAGAGCTGGAGCAATTCGCCAAGGACCTCAAGCACAAGCGCATCATGCTGGGTTTCACCCAGGCTGACGTGGGGCTGGCTCTGGGCACCCTCTACG GGAAGATGTTCAGCCAGACAACCATCTGCCGCTTTGAAGCGCTCCAGCTCAGCTTCAAGAACATGTGCAAGCTGAAGCCACTGCTGCAGCGTTGGCTCAATGAGGCGGAGAACACGGACAACATGCAAGAG atgtGCAATGCAGAGCAAGTGTTGGCCCAAGCCCGGAAGAGAAAACGCAGGACCAGCATCGAGACCAACGTAAAGGGGACGCTGGAGAGCTTCTTCCGCAAATGCGTGAAGCCCAGTCCCCAGGAGATCTCCCAGATCGCTGAGGACCTCAACCTGGACAAAGAT GTGGTCCGTGTCTGGTTCTGCAACCGGCGTCAGAAAGGCAaacggctgctgctgccctttggCAATGAGGCGGAGGGGGTGATGTACGACATGAACCAGTCCCTGGTGCCCACCAGCCTGCCCATCCCGGTGACATCCCAGGGCTACAGCctggccccctcccctcctgtctACATGCCGCCCTTCCACAAAGCCGAGATGTTCCCTCAAGCGCTGCAACCTGGGCTTTCCATGAGCAACAGCAGCCACTGA